From the Anguilla anguilla isolate fAngAng1 chromosome 8, fAngAng1.pri, whole genome shotgun sequence genome, one window contains:
- the aste1b gene encoding protein asteroid homolog 1, with protein sequence MGVQGLTSYMEENRRLFFKDLKLSNTTLVIDGCSLYFRLYFTSGLDQQRGGDYDSFANLIQQFFEALSTCNIRPFVLLDGGIDYTNKKFPTLIQRAKSKIKEADALSRGSHGSILPLLTREVFKQVLYSLHVPFIQCVAEADWEIACLANQWNCAVLTMDSDFYVFDLKGGYLPFGSFQWQNIGVCQKTSERYIPALHFSINKFCARFNHMNKELLPLFAVMAGNDYTSAGSMETFFSRVTFPQSGQPAYSRTQARIDNLLHWLSQFTGPEQAMDAVLQVVGDSARDITRALLSAGMQEYKLSHSNLERYFTHGAAVTNLPEPVRALPDWLRAGLSSGRLPSFVLDVLVLQRTILIVQVENCRLPSSHAASLPIRQVLYGLLLDGHRKPLQGRGSKQRKAASANEGSPLYGVQEFDRQSLDLSGSHVQAVLPRGLQQLPLEKMNEVPLPVRLQVLLETLGVDESIATAVLPHLSLPVCVTCYWLSSCKPKPDLQMVQALLLGIVYGELCRLGGNQRGPAAGYPGVGTVCDRLGRLRVRAGERKGLDLDVAHAYSQWQSCLWMSFYLNQLLCCPLPEPECTWLYSGTFAHRAVKEMKGGSTPEALLAGAPFPTQLYSAIQGAVWRSVGAGFFASSSSKKRRGRRQYNVGGATQRPPPTQGVVNRFALLTFDDDNSVEV encoded by the exons ATGGGTGTTCAGGGACTCACAAGTTACATGGAAGAAAACAGGAGGCTGTTTTTTAAGGACCTGAAGCTGAGTAACACAACACTTGTAATTGACGGCTGCAGCTTGTACTTCAGACTCTACTTCACCTCAGGCTTGGACCAGCAGCGTGGGGGAGACTATGACTCCTTTGCCAACCTCATCCAGCAATTCTTTGAGGCCCTTTCCACCTGCAACATACGGCCCTTTGTCTTGCTGGATGGGGGCATCGATTACACCAACAAGAAATTTCCAACACTAATACAGCGGGCCAAGAGCAAGATCAAGGAGGCCGATGCTCTGTCAAGGGGCTCCCACGGTTCGATCTTGCCACTCCTCACCAGAGAGGTGTTCAAACAGGTGCTGTACAGCCTTCATGTGCCCTTTATCCAGTGCGTAGCTGAGGCTGATTGGGAGATTGCCTGCTTGGCCAATCAGTGGAACTGCGCAGTGCTAACTATGGACAGTGACTTCTATGTCTTTGACTTGAAGGGTGGGTATCTCCCCTTCGGGTCTTTCCAGTGGCAGAACATTGGCGTGTGCCAGAAGACCTCCGAGAGGTACATTCCAGCCTTGCATTTCTCCATCAACAAGTTCTGCGCCCGCTTCAACCACATGAACAAAGAGCTGCTCCCTCTCTTTGCGGTGATGGCTGGGAACGACTACACCAGCGCAGGGTCCATGGAGACGTTTTTCAGCCGCGTCACCTTCCCGCAGTCGGGGCAGCCTGCGTACAGCAGGACGCAGGCCCGCATCGACAACCTGCTCCACTGGCTGTCCCAGTTCACCGGGCCGGAGCAGGCCATGGACGCGGTTCTGCAGGTTGTCGGGGACAGTGCCCGGGATATCACCCGGGCCCTCTTGTCCGCCGGGATGCAGGAGTACAAACTGTCCCACAGCAACCTGGAGCGCTACTTCACGCACGGGGCCGCGGTGACCAACCTCCCGGAGCCTGTCAGAGCTTTGCCCGATTGGCTCCGGGCCGGACTGTCCAGCGGCCGCTTACCCTCCTTCGTCCTCGACGTCCTGGTGCTGCAGAGGACCATTCTCATAGTGCAGGTGGAGAACTGCCGGCTTCCCAGCAGCCACGCCGCCTCCCTGCCGATCCGCCAGGTCCTGTACGGGCTGCTCCTGGACGGGCACAGGAAGCCTCTCCAGGGGCGGGGCAGCAAGCAGAGAAAGGCCGCCAGCGCGAACGAGGGCAGCCCGCTATACGGCGTGCAGGAGTTTGACAGGCAGTCTCTCGACTTGAGTGGATCTCATGTTCAGGCTGTTCTCCCACGTGGCCTTCAGCAGCTGCCTCTGGAGAAAATGAATGAG GTCCCTTTACCAGTCCGACTTCAGGTGCTCCTGGAGACTTTGGGAGTAGATGAGTCCATTGCCACAGCCGTTCTCCCTCACCTCAGCTTACCTGTGTGCGTTACCTGCTACTGGCTAAGCAGCTGCAAGCCCAAACCTGACCTGCAGATGGTCCAGGCCCTGCTGCTGGGCATCGTGTATGGAGAGCTCTGCAGACTTGGAGGCAACCAGAGAG GGCCAGCGGCTGGGTATCCGGGCGTGGGCACGGTCTGCGATAGGCTGGGCAGGCTGCGGGTCAGGGCGGGTGAGAGGAAAGGCTTGGACCTGGACGTGGCCCATGCTTACAGCCAGTGGCAGTCCTGCCTGTGGATGAGCTTCTACCTGAACCAGCTGCTCTGCTGTCCACTGCCAGAGCCAGAGTGCACCTG GTTGTACAGTGGGACGTTCGCGCACCGGGCGGTGAAGGAGATGAAGGGGGGCAGTACCCCAGAGGCTCTGCTGGCAGGAGCCCCCTTTCCTACGCAGCTCTACAGCGCCATCCAGGGGGCGGTGTGGCGCTCTGTGGGCGCTGGCTTCttcgcctcctcctccagtaAGAAGAGGAGAGGCAGGAGGCAGTATAATGTGGGCGGAGCCACACAGaggccccctcccacccaaggTGTGGTCAACAGGTTTGCTCTACTTACGTTCGATGACGATAATTCTGTGGAAGTATAG